The following proteins are encoded in a genomic region of Lactiplantibacillus plantarum:
- a CDS encoding major capsid protein has protein sequence MAQISDLFTQHDLIDFSLNRQYPAMQGDELFPAIKVNSLTVDILKRQNRIPVIASYAAFDSEAEIGSRSASGAAIELALIKRKMQIKEKDLYAMLNPRTPAEASYLQQHVYNDFDVLNQGVLARIEKTAMDVLATGKTILPDESGKLAVQLDYQVPTEHQEALTGAATWDNGDADILGDITRWCDKMDITPTRALTSRKIYRLITTNTKVLQAVYGNSTRALGQADFDTFMQAQGLPIFRTYDQKYTQVGKDGKITKSRYFPENRLVLMNDDPIGNKVFGPTPEELAQFSGPAQINAVGNVYDMIYTETNDPIGTWEKASAVALPAFAAADEVFQAQVLA, from the coding sequence ATGGCTCAAATTTCAGATTTATTCACGCAACATGATTTAATCGATTTTTCATTGAATCGGCAGTATCCAGCGATGCAAGGTGATGAACTATTCCCAGCAATCAAAGTCAACTCACTAACTGTTGATATCTTGAAACGTCAAAATCGAATTCCAGTGATTGCATCCTATGCGGCTTTTGATAGTGAAGCCGAAATTGGCAGTCGGTCTGCCTCGGGCGCTGCCATCGAACTGGCTTTGATTAAGCGCAAGATGCAGATTAAAGAAAAAGATTTGTATGCGATGCTCAATCCGCGGACGCCTGCAGAAGCTAGCTACTTGCAACAACACGTTTATAACGACTTTGATGTGCTCAATCAAGGCGTTTTAGCACGAATTGAAAAGACCGCTATGGACGTTTTAGCAACAGGTAAGACTATTTTGCCAGATGAAAGTGGTAAACTTGCTGTCCAACTTGATTATCAAGTTCCGACTGAACATCAGGAAGCTTTGACTGGAGCTGCTACATGGGATAACGGCGACGCGGATATCCTTGGTGATATTACGCGCTGGTGCGATAAGATGGATATTACACCAACCCGGGCGCTAACTAGTCGGAAGATTTATCGACTGATTACGACTAATACCAAAGTTCTACAAGCCGTGTATGGTAACTCTACTCGGGCACTTGGACAAGCCGACTTTGACACCTTCATGCAGGCACAAGGTTTACCAATTTTTCGGACTTATGATCAAAAATATACCCAAGTCGGAAAAGATGGCAAGATTACCAAGAGTCGTTACTTCCCAGAAAATCGACTTGTCTTAATGAACGATGACCCGATTGGTAATAAAGTGTTTGGACCAACTCCAGAAGAGTTAGCACAATTCAGTGGCCCAGCGCAAATTAACGCTGTGGGTAATGTTTACGATATGATTTATACCGAAACTAATGATCCAATTGGGACTTGGGAAAAAGCCTCAGCAGTTGCGCTTCCAGCGTTTGCCGCGGCGGATGAGGTATTTCAAGCTCAGGTTTTAGCCTAG
- a CDS encoding capsid assembly scaffolding protein Gp46 family protein, which yields MKKLLKLKMNLQMFADGDNGTGGDEGSNQTADSTPNTIDANQNSNNDDSDQDNQADTPFKSFASEKDWQSSVDKLIASAIKTHDEKQASEAQQQKDYDKMTDLEKANYDKDQLTKQLAESQRHGTIVENKAKVTARLGADDLPTALIAAFGDDVLADDKGIEAAYTAISKAFTESLQQAIDKRIASSGTTLPGADTSANKSEGATAAEKLNNSQKPAKSSLWATK from the coding sequence ATGAAAAAGCTACTCAAACTAAAGATGAATTTACAGATGTTTGCTGACGGTGATAATGGAACTGGCGGGGATGAAGGTAGCAATCAGACGGCTGATAGCACGCCTAACACAATCGACGCCAATCAAAATAGCAACAATGACGACTCTGACCAAGACAATCAGGCAGATACGCCGTTTAAATCGTTTGCTAGTGAAAAGGACTGGCAATCAAGTGTTGATAAGCTGATTGCTTCGGCAATTAAAACACATGATGAAAAACAGGCTAGTGAAGCTCAGCAGCAAAAAGATTACGACAAGATGACTGACCTGGAAAAGGCCAACTATGATAAAGACCAATTAACCAAGCAACTTGCTGAATCACAGCGTCATGGAACTATTGTTGAAAATAAAGCCAAAGTGACGGCTCGACTGGGTGCAGACGATTTGCCGACAGCACTGATTGCGGCTTTTGGTGATGATGTTTTAGCAGATGATAAAGGCATTGAAGCGGCTTACACTGCAATCAGCAAGGCATTTACAGAGAGTTTACAGCAAGCAATCGATAAGCGAATCGCAAGCAGTGGGACCACATTGCCGGGTGCTGATACATCCGCAAATAAATCTGAAGGTGCAACAGCAGCTGAAAAATTAAATAACTCGCAAAAGCCAGCAAAGTCCAGTTTATGGGCGACAAAATAG
- a CDS encoding minor capsid protein, which yields MADDKRKLSYWQLRAVQSEQKSHDAATKQATIIARAYMRAQNYLTGEVSQIYKRYFTDGKATEAEAQQILNTNVSPTELVTLRALADNVSDKESKKQVTNYLSQMAAKGRITRLEELKAKSYIAVKQAASVEIEKSTNLYTKVIQEALDQATNESIIGGFDKDVILPGVSADSQPKMHTRTIFDPKTGKEMVTVKVNPDEPITRFKELSGKYVKAILDAPFKGKNYSKRIWHNTDQLADRLSELFTAQQMSGMRERDMVQALAKEFGTSSYNTRRLIRTEANYFHNQTKLNEWKRRGVKKYQLVAVLDMRTSKICRSIDGRVFNVDEAEVNVNFPPLHPFCRTVAIIYLSDSQYMMQRTANDPITGEKLKLKPDATYQDWRQAVILKHGPQAFDSLDNRVGNRRYDTTQYDEYKRILGGDNVPETFEDFQTMKYNDSDSYQNLLKVAREVRREQFALNNVHNFGEVHGVPYQQEANSVFDRYVDGQLVTRRYYGKTGKARLDIDFTDHGNAKMHTIVPHAHPWLRVTKKNGKIVPRREEPGRKLTIAERIVNKDGGKTSKS from the coding sequence GTGGCGGATGACAAACGCAAGTTAAGTTACTGGCAACTGCGAGCCGTTCAGAGCGAACAGAAATCACATGATGCTGCAACCAAACAAGCGACTATCATTGCAAGGGCGTACATGCGTGCTCAGAACTATTTGACTGGTGAGGTATCACAGATATACAAACGATATTTTACGGACGGTAAAGCGACGGAGGCCGAGGCACAACAGATTTTAAACACCAATGTTAGTCCGACTGAGTTAGTAACGTTACGGGCCCTGGCTGATAATGTCAGTGATAAGGAGTCAAAGAAGCAAGTGACTAACTACTTATCACAGATGGCAGCTAAGGGCCGTATTACCAGATTGGAAGAGCTCAAGGCTAAGAGCTACATTGCGGTGAAACAAGCGGCATCTGTTGAGATTGAGAAGTCCACGAACCTTTATACCAAGGTAATTCAAGAAGCACTTGATCAGGCAACTAACGAGAGTATTATAGGTGGCTTTGATAAAGACGTCATTCTTCCGGGCGTGAGCGCTGATAGTCAGCCTAAAATGCACACTAGAACTATCTTTGACCCTAAAACGGGTAAAGAGATGGTAACAGTTAAAGTGAACCCAGACGAACCAATAACACGGTTTAAAGAGTTGTCAGGGAAGTACGTTAAGGCTATATTAGATGCGCCGTTTAAAGGCAAGAACTACTCTAAACGGATTTGGCATAACACGGACCAACTAGCCGACCGACTCAGTGAACTATTCACGGCTCAGCAGATGAGTGGTATGCGTGAGCGTGACATGGTACAAGCTTTAGCTAAGGAGTTTGGAACTAGCAGTTACAATACGCGACGATTGATTAGAACAGAAGCCAACTACTTTCATAATCAAACGAAGCTCAATGAATGGAAACGACGCGGGGTTAAAAAGTACCAACTGGTTGCCGTGCTGGATATGCGGACTTCAAAAATCTGTCGTAGTATTGACGGCCGTGTATTTAACGTAGATGAAGCGGAAGTGAATGTTAATTTTCCGCCGTTACATCCATTTTGCCGAACTGTCGCAATCATCTATTTGTCAGATAGCCAGTACATGATGCAACGGACAGCGAATGATCCAATTACTGGTGAAAAGCTCAAGCTGAAGCCGGATGCTACTTATCAGGATTGGCGCCAGGCAGTAATCTTAAAGCATGGTCCGCAGGCTTTCGATAGTTTAGATAATCGGGTTGGCAATCGTCGGTATGATACTACCCAGTATGATGAATACAAACGGATTTTAGGTGGAGATAACGTACCCGAAACATTCGAAGATTTTCAAACGATGAAGTATAATGACAGTGATAGTTATCAGAACCTGTTGAAAGTAGCGCGCGAGGTTCGGCGCGAACAATTTGCGTTGAACAATGTACACAATTTTGGTGAAGTGCACGGTGTTCCGTATCAACAGGAAGCCAACTCAGTTTTTGACCGTTATGTCGATGGACAACTAGTTACACGAAGATATTATGGTAAGACAGGAAAGGCCCGGCTGGACATTGATTTTACCGACCATGGTAATGCTAAAATGCACACGATTGTGCCACACGCGCATCCCTGGTTACGCGTTACAAAGAAAAATGGCAAGATTGTTCCCCGGCGTGAAGAACCTGGGCGGAAATTAACGATTGCAGAAAGGATTGTGAATAAAGATGGTGGTAAGACGAGTAAAAGCTGA
- a CDS encoding phage head-tail connector protein, whose protein sequence is MAKPSPPDKEGQLTRLYTRLGVEKDTPDAAVVDDIFDDAVQTCLDYTRSSLSTPILIQAKRLAIIMYNEQGTEGEASRSEGGVSQSFELGLPNIIKTALAPYRVAKTRRF, encoded by the coding sequence ATGGCTAAACCAAGCCCACCAGATAAGGAGGGACAATTGACAAGACTATATACGCGATTAGGTGTTGAGAAAGACACACCGGATGCTGCGGTGGTTGATGACATCTTTGATGACGCTGTTCAAACGTGCTTGGATTATACCCGGTCTTCACTCTCGACACCGATTCTAATTCAGGCAAAACGGCTTGCCATTATCATGTACAACGAGCAAGGAACAGAAGGCGAAGCATCGAGGTCAGAAGGCGGCGTTTCTCAATCGTTTGAACTGGGACTACCTAACATAATTAAAACCGCGCTAGCACCTTACCGAGTCGCGAAAACGAGGCGATTCTAA